One window from the genome of Desulforamulus ruminis DSM 2154 encodes:
- a CDS encoding S-layer homology domain-containing protein yields the protein MGYSLGGLVGGVSGGTIERSYWDIETSNQDGSPGGAGKSTTEMKTQSTFEDWDFTDVWSMDENPDSYPYLIWPVTPRIYSQPEDQTVNAGEPASFSVRTNTAAGEPVSYQWKKDDVDIAEATSATLTIEAAEGSDAATYTVEVSNGIRKVTSQPATLTINTGTDPVAPSITGQPQNQTVTIGQTATFTVTAAGSEPLNYKWKKDGSDIAGATSAMLNIVNAQTSDAGTYTVEVSNDAGKIISDPATLTVNETGALNLLLTPGDRFVRLDWSEVPETVSYYVYQDAAHVETVAGSVYSHEVTGLTNGQTYTFEIRAIDDNDDVIATSGNYSATPRTVPGAPTNVTATAGNGQATVSFSAPASNGGSPITGYTVTASPGNIRATGTSSPITVTGLDNGTSYTFTVKATNAAGDSAQSVPSNSVTPYKSSGGGSRGGSTPSTPPTTGLNITVNGKEGTIGTADTTKVGDKTIITVTIDDQQLAERLKQEGRKAVVTIPVTTKADVVIGRLNGQTVKNMEGQEDILEITANNVSYVLPAAQINIDSVWSQFGRQVELKDILIDVKIAAASQKAAAQNNDQMVVDPIEFVITAANAGKTVEISKFNAYVERIIALPEGVDASKITTGVVLNRDGSFSHVPTEVFEKDGKWYAKLNSLTNSTYSVIWNPVTVSSVENHWSKAYVNDMASRLVIKNPESFTPDGQITRGDFAEYVAKALGIYRTGVAKAGEFSDVSSGNELADAITMTAEYGIIAGYPDGTFRPEAKITREEAMIMYARAMDIVGLKEKSNNRIENYLDKQEISGWAYEGVKKTVSAGVFNGKTEATIDPKGMLTYAEAATAIRNLLTETKMINK from the coding sequence ATGGGCTATAGTCTCGGTGGCCTGGTGGGGGGCGTTTCCGGCGGAACGATAGAGAGATCCTACTGGGACATCGAAACTTCAAATCAGGACGGGAGTCCCGGGGGTGCCGGTAAAAGCACGACGGAGATGAAGACACAAAGTACCTTTGAGGACTGGGATTTTACCGATGTCTGGTCTATGGACGAAAACCCCGACAGCTACCCTTATCTTATATGGCCGGTTACACCAAGGATCTATTCACAGCCCGAAGACCAGACGGTAAATGCAGGGGAACCGGCAAGTTTTAGTGTTAGAACAAATACGGCAGCAGGGGAACCTGTGAGTTATCAATGGAAAAAGGACGACGTTGACATCGCGGAGGCCACTTCAGCGACGTTAACCATTGAAGCGGCCGAAGGGTCAGACGCGGCAACCTATACGGTAGAAGTCAGCAACGGAATACGAAAAGTCACTAGTCAGCCGGCAACCTTGACGATTAACACAGGGACAGATCCGGTAGCGCCGAGCATTACGGGCCAACCTCAGAACCAGACGGTGACCATAGGACAGACAGCAACCTTCACAGTAACCGCGGCAGGTTCGGAACCGTTGAACTACAAATGGAAAAAAGACGGGAGCGATATAGCCGGAGCTACCTCTGCGATGTTAAACATCGTCAATGCCCAGACTTCGGATGCAGGGACCTACACGGTAGAAGTAAGCAACGACGCAGGCAAGATCATTAGTGATCCGGCAACCTTGACCGTCAACGAGACGGGGGCCTTAAACCTTCTTTTAACGCCTGGCGACCGTTTTGTACGTTTGGATTGGAGCGAAGTGCCTGAAACAGTATCCTATTATGTGTATCAAGACGCTGCACATGTGGAAACGGTGGCAGGCAGCGTTTACAGTCATGAAGTTACAGGCCTTACCAATGGACAGACATATACCTTTGAAATTCGGGCCATTGACGATAATGATGATGTCATCGCTACTTCCGGTAATTACAGCGCCACGCCGAGAACCGTGCCCGGGGCGCCGACAAACGTAACGGCCACAGCCGGAAACGGACAAGCCACAGTGAGTTTTAGCGCTCCTGCAAGCAACGGCGGCAGTCCGATCACCGGCTATACCGTAACGGCAAGTCCCGGCAATATTCGTGCCACAGGCACAAGCAGTCCGATTACCGTTACCGGTTTGGACAACGGAACGAGCTACACCTTCACCGTAAAGGCAACGAATGCGGCAGGAGACAGCGCGCAGTCAGTGCCGTCCAATTCCGTAACGCCATATAAGTCTTCCGGTGGCGGGAGCAGAGGCGGCAGCACGCCGAGTACGCCGCCGACAACGGGATTGAACATCACTGTCAACGGCAAAGAGGGAACCATAGGCACAGCCGACACAACAAAAGTAGGTGACAAGACGATCATCACCGTCACCATAGATGATCAGCAACTGGCAGAAAGACTGAAGCAGGAAGGAAGAAAGGCTGTTGTAACGATCCCGGTGACAACCAAAGCGGACGTGGTCATCGGTCGCTTAAACGGCCAGACTGTCAAGAACATGGAAGGCCAAGAAGATATCCTTGAGATTACAGCCAATAATGTAAGCTATGTCCTGCCTGCGGCGCAAATCAACATCGACAGCGTATGGTCCCAATTTGGCCGGCAGGTTGAACTTAAGGACATCCTGATTGATGTTAAAATCGCCGCAGCCAGCCAGAAGGCAGCCGCTCAAAACAACGATCAAATGGTAGTTGATCCCATAGAATTCGTGATAACCGCTGCAAATGCCGGTAAGACAGTGGAGATTAGCAAATTCAACGCCTACGTAGAGCGGATCATCGCCCTTCCGGAAGGAGTCGATGCGAGCAAAATCACCACAGGCGTCGTGCTTAACCGAGACGGAAGCTTTTCCCACGTTCCGACGGAAGTGTTTGAAAAGGATGGAAAATGGTATGCCAAACTGAACTCTCTGACGAATTCAACCTATTCAGTTATCTGGAACCCGGTAACGGTAAGTTCGGTGGAGAATCACTGGTCGAAAGCCTATGTAAACGACATGGCATCCAGGCTGGTCATAAAAAATCCTGAGAGCTTCACCCCGGACGGACAGATCACGAGGGGAGATTTTGCAGAGTATGTTGCCAAGGCCCTCGGTATATACAGAACGGGAGTAGCCAAAGCGGGAGAGTTCTCTGATGTGTCGAGTGGCAACGAACTGGCCGATGCCATTACGATGACGGCCGAATATGGAATCATCGCCGGATATCCCGACGGAACCTTCAGACCGGAAGCGAAAATCACCCGGGAAGAAGCCATGATCATGTATGCAAGAGCCATGGACATTGTAGGATTGAAGGAGAAGAGCAACAACAGAATCGAAAACTATCTAGACAAACAGGAAATAAGTGGCTGGGCCTATGAGGGCGTCAAGAAAACCGTCAGCGCCGGAGTATTTAACGGCAAAACGGAAGCGACCATCGATCCGAAGGGAATGCTCACCTATGCGGAAGCGGCCACAGCCATTCGCAACCTCCTGACAGAAACAAAAATGATTAATAAGTAA
- a CDS encoding helix-turn-helix transcriptional regulator, with translation MKNKVEEFRKEMGLNQEEFAKKIKVSRQTVSSIETGKYNPSLELAFLIADFFNKTIEDIFIYERGKSNEKK, from the coding sequence ATGAAAAACAAGGTTGAAGAATTTAGAAAAGAAATGGGATTAAATCAAGAGGAATTTGCCAAAAAGATTAAAGTGTCGAGACAAACCGTTAGTTCTATTGAAACGGGTAAGTATAATCCATCTTTGGAATTGGCCTTTTTAATTGCAGATTTTTTTAATAAAACCATTGAGGACATTTTTATTTATGAAAGGGGAAAAAGTAATGAAAAAAAATAA
- a CDS encoding AraC family transcriptional regulator: MDGLKQMNLAMNYIEENLAGEIDLQQVARLACCSEYHFRRMFSFLSGLTLGEYIRLRRLTLAALELHNHNIKVIDLAVKYGYDSPDSFTRAFQGFHGLTPKEARRNGASLKAVPPMTFQLTIKGGNQMNYRIEEKGAFQIVGIKKRMTLIFEGVNPQMDSMWQSLTMEDIKELKTMSNIEPTGILCVSANFEERVVEGTEFDQYIGVATTKPTPEHWSVMPVEASTWAVFTAVGEFPKALQDTWAKIYSEWFPTSGYELTGGPEILWNESKDTSLPNYKSEIWIPVVKK, translated from the coding sequence ATGGATGGGCTAAAACAGATGAATCTGGCCATGAACTATATTGAAGAAAATTTAGCCGGAGAAATTGACCTCCAGCAAGTGGCAAGGCTTGCTTGCTGCTCGGAATATCACTTTAGGAGGATGTTTTCATTCTTATCCGGCCTGACCCTTGGTGAATATATCCGTCTCCGAAGGCTTACTCTGGCCGCATTGGAACTTCATAATCACAACATTAAAGTCATTGATCTGGCCGTTAAATATGGATATGATTCACCGGATTCCTTTACCAGGGCATTCCAAGGATTTCATGGCCTAACTCCCAAGGAGGCAAGAAGAAACGGAGCTTCATTAAAAGCTGTTCCACCAATGACTTTCCAGTTAACAATCAAAGGAGGGAATCAAATGAACTATCGTATTGAAGAAAAGGGCGCTTTTCAAATCGTTGGTATTAAAAAGCGGATGACCCTAATTTTCGAGGGGGTTAATCCGCAAATGGATTCGATGTGGCAAAGTTTGACCATGGAGGATATAAAAGAACTCAAAACAATGTCTAATATAGAACCAACGGGAATTCTATGTGTTTCCGCAAACTTTGAGGAACGGGTTGTTGAAGGTACGGAATTCGATCAGTACATCGGGGTTGCCACTACAAAGCCTACTCCGGAACACTGGAGTGTTATGCCGGTAGAGGCGTCTACTTGGGCCGTGTTTACCGCAGTAGGGGAATTTCCTAAAGCTTTACAGGACACCTGGGCCAAAATCTACTCCGAATGGTTTCCCACATCCGGTTATGAATTAACCGGCGGACCGGAGATATTGTGGAACGAAAGTAAGGATACCAGTCTTCCCAACTATAAAAGTGAGATTTGGATTCCTGTTGTAAAAAAATAA
- a CDS encoding zinc ribbon domain-containing protein, producing the protein MKTCIACGMPMTKPSDYPLKDESKDYCIYCARPDGSMQSYPEKLEGTTKFLIRTQGLDEEAAHQMAIRTLAKLPAWESKQNG; encoded by the coding sequence TTGAAAACATGCATTGCCTGCGGTATGCCAATGACCAAGCCGTCTGATTATCCGTTAAAGGATGAAAGCAAGGATTACTGCATCTATTGTGCGAGACCGGATGGTTCCATGCAGTCTTACCCGGAAAAGCTTGAAGGCACTACAAAATTTCTCATCCGTACACAGGGTCTGGATGAGGAAGCGGCCCATCAGATGGCCATTCGTACCTTGGCCAAACTTCCTGCATGGGAAAGCAAGCAGAACGGATAA
- a CDS encoding TetR/AcrR family transcriptional regulator, whose translation MKKTNRQLQKEQTREALLEKAFEVFAQRGIMNTRMSDIAQAAGVSHGTVFAHFRTQEVLITEVIETYGRKIALRTHELADSCEHMEEVLAAHLAGIMEFEPFYTRLVIENRLLPLAARDVWVSVQSAISFHFSQVAERERQRGRGIDIPTHLLFNMWVGLVHYYLANSDLFAPEGHVIKRYGKTLIDNYSKLIQRSPEEK comes from the coding sequence ATGAAAAAAACTAACCGGCAATTACAAAAGGAACAAACCAGGGAAGCGCTCTTGGAAAAGGCTTTTGAGGTCTTTGCCCAGCGCGGCATCATGAATACCCGCATGTCGGACATTGCACAGGCTGCCGGCGTTTCTCACGGCACCGTATTTGCCCATTTCCGAACGCAGGAAGTGTTGATTACCGAGGTGATTGAAACCTACGGAAGAAAAATTGCTTTACGCACCCATGAACTTGCGGATTCCTGCGAGCATATGGAGGAGGTTTTAGCAGCCCATTTGGCGGGAATTATGGAGTTTGAACCATTTTATACCCGGCTGGTGATAGAAAACCGATTGTTGCCCCTTGCCGCAAGAGATGTTTGGGTTTCGGTTCAATCCGCCATATCCTTTCATTTTAGTCAGGTTGCTGAACGTGAAAGACAAAGGGGCAGGGGTATTGATATCCCCACCCATCTGCTTTTTAATATGTGGGTAGGACTGGTGCATTATTATCTTGCCAACAGCGACTTATTTGCTCCGGAAGGACATGTAATAAAACGATATGGTAAAACGCTGATTGACAATTATAGCAAGTTAATTCAAAGGTCACCGGAAGAAAAGTAA
- a CDS encoding metal-sensing transcriptional repressor, with protein sequence MNEHHHHAHENTKLIINRLSRAIGHLESVKKMVEDGRECSEILIQIAAVKSAVNNIGKLILQDHISHCIVNAVETGDKKVLDDLNRAIDQFIK encoded by the coding sequence ATGAACGAGCATCACCACCATGCCCATGAAAATACAAAGCTGATTATCAACAGGCTTTCACGAGCCATTGGTCACTTGGAATCCGTAAAAAAGATGGTGGAAGACGGTAGAGAATGCAGTGAAATTTTAATACAAATTGCGGCTGTAAAATCCGCTGTCAACAATATTGGTAAACTAATTCTCCAGGATCACATCAGTCATTGCATCGTCAACGCGGTTGAGACAGGGGACAAAAAAGTTTTAGATGATTTAAACCGCGCTATTGATCAATTTATTAAATAG
- a CDS encoding DMT family transporter produces MKPKTQPAIFSAILAAVLFGVSSPVSKMLLTEIPPALMAALLYLGAGIGISFISLLRQVRAREQREAKITRKEIPFVLAMIVLDIAAPVFLMVGLTLTTAANASLLNNFEIVATSLIALFLFKESIGRRLWIAIALITLSSMILSVKDLHSFSFSLGSVFVLLACICWGFENNCTRMLSLKNPMQVVIIKGFGSGLGSLLIALWLKEQPGPMGYILTALLLGFFAYGLSIFFYVSAQRELGAARTSAYYAIAPFVGVGFSFLLLRETPTASFGLALLIMIAGAYFASTEKHEHIHAHPFISHEHRHSHADGHHHHVHDEPVTGEHSHLHTHEELVHVHSHTPDIHHVHAH; encoded by the coding sequence TTGAAACCAAAAACTCAGCCCGCGATCTTTTCAGCAATACTGGCGGCCGTACTGTTTGGCGTCAGTTCGCCCGTTTCCAAAATGTTACTCACGGAAATACCACCGGCATTGATGGCTGCGCTGCTTTACCTTGGTGCAGGAATCGGTATTTCCTTCATTAGCCTGTTGAGACAGGTAAGGGCCCGAGAACAAAGGGAAGCCAAGATTACCAGAAAAGAAATTCCCTTTGTTTTGGCAATGATTGTTTTGGACATAGCCGCCCCGGTTTTTTTAATGGTAGGATTGACCCTGACCACGGCCGCTAACGCCTCCCTTCTGAACAATTTTGAAATTGTAGCCACTTCCCTGATTGCTCTCTTTCTCTTTAAAGAATCCATCGGCAGACGGCTCTGGATTGCCATTGCTCTCATTACCCTATCCAGTATGATTTTATCCGTGAAGGATTTGCACAGCTTTTCCTTTTCCCTTGGCTCAGTGTTTGTCCTGCTGGCTTGTATCTGCTGGGGTTTTGAAAACAACTGCACAAGAATGCTGTCGTTAAAAAACCCCATGCAAGTAGTCATTATCAAAGGCTTTGGCTCCGGCCTCGGTTCATTATTGATTGCCTTATGGCTAAAGGAGCAACCTGGGCCTATGGGGTATATCCTGACGGCACTTTTACTGGGCTTTTTTGCCTATGGGCTCAGTATTTTCTTTTATGTTTCCGCCCAAAGAGAACTGGGCGCCGCAAGAACAAGCGCTTATTACGCCATTGCGCCCTTTGTTGGTGTTGGATTCTCCTTTCTCCTGTTAAGGGAAACGCCTACGGCCTCCTTTGGGCTGGCTCTGCTGATCATGATTGCGGGTGCTTACTTTGCTTCAACGGAAAAGCATGAACACATCCATGCACACCCGTTTATATCCCATGAGCATCGACACAGCCATGCCGACGGGCATCACCATCATGTGCATGATGAGCCTGTAACCGGAGAACACAGCCACCTGCACACCCATGAAGAACTGGTGCATGTCCACAGCCACACACCGGATATTCACCATGTCCATGCCCATTAA
- a CDS encoding FadR/GntR family transcriptional regulator has product MTKKGRTLAENVADELLAMITIDKKFNYGDKLPNENELSADLQVSRTTLREAIRILVAHHVLEIKRGKGTYVKNNRELNEEFSLKGLSTFPMDVKDLYEMRLIFEPQSAYYAAKRATDKELERILYYGRLEEEQILKKEDRTEAEQAFHKAIAKATHNEFMNRLMPILYQAIDKGVLLSDTNEEIVQNTLHDHRMIMEFLSKRDAEGAKTAMKLHILHAMRGFGITEE; this is encoded by the coding sequence GTGACCAAAAAAGGAAGAACTCTTGCTGAAAATGTGGCGGACGAACTTCTAGCCATGATTACCATTGATAAAAAATTTAACTATGGAGACAAGCTCCCCAATGAAAATGAGCTTTCTGCGGATTTACAAGTGAGCCGCACCACCCTGCGGGAGGCCATTCGTATTTTAGTCGCTCACCATGTTTTAGAAATTAAACGGGGAAAAGGAACCTATGTAAAAAACAACCGGGAGTTAAACGAGGAGTTTAGTTTAAAGGGGCTTTCCACCTTCCCCATGGATGTAAAGGACTTATATGAGATGCGTCTGATTTTTGAGCCGCAATCAGCCTATTATGCCGCAAAGCGTGCGACAGACAAAGAGCTTGAGCGTATTCTGTATTATGGCAGACTGGAAGAGGAACAGATTTTGAAAAAGGAAGATCGGACCGAGGCTGAACAGGCCTTTCATAAAGCCATTGCCAAGGCAACCCATAACGAGTTTATGAACCGGCTGATGCCCATCCTTTACCAGGCCATTGACAAGGGGGTCCTTTTATCTGACACCAATGAAGAAATAGTGCAGAATACTTTGCATGACCACCGGATGATTATGGAGTTTTTATCAAAACGGGATGCGGAAGGAGCAAAAACCGCCATGAAGCTGCATATCCTTCACGCCATGAGGGGCTTTGGAATTACAGAAGAATAA
- the ilvD gene encoding dihydroxy-acid dehydratase, producing the protein MNSAVVTQSAPKRALFHALGLTHEEMARPLVGIVSSQNDVVPGHMNLDKIVDAVKLGVAMAGGTPLVFPAIAVCDGLAMGHQGMKYSLATRELIADSTEAMALSHAFDALVMVPNCDKNVPGLLMAAARLNIPTLFVSGGPMLAGKVDGQKISFSSVSEADSAFQAGKISREKLLEFEHKACPTCGSCSGMYTANSMNCLTEVLGMGLQGNGTIPAVYSERIQLAKHAGMQIMELLKRNIRPRDILTEDAFKNALTLDMALGCSTNSLLHLPAIAHECGMELNLDLANEISDKTPNLCHLAPAGPTYIEDLHEAGGIYAVMNEVNKLGLLNTDLMTCTGKTVGENIAGCINKNKSVIRPVENPYSQTGGIAVLKGNLAPDSCVVKRSAVAPEMLKHQGPAKVFDCEEDAMQAIHSGKITSGDVIVIRYEGPKGGPGMREMLNPTSAIMGCGLGESVALITDGRFSGATRGAAIGHVSPEAAVGGNIALIEDGDMIQIDIMANEINFIISDGELEKRRANWQPRKPQITTGYLSRYAALVTSGNKGAVLEIHKQ; encoded by the coding sequence ATGAACAGTGCCGTAGTAACCCAAAGTGCCCCCAAACGGGCATTATTCCACGCCCTGGGGTTGACCCATGAGGAAATGGCAAGACCGTTGGTCGGCATCGTCAGTTCCCAAAACGATGTAGTCCCAGGACATATGAATCTGGATAAAATTGTGGATGCGGTAAAGCTGGGGGTGGCCATGGCCGGGGGAACTCCCCTTGTCTTCCCCGCCATCGCCGTATGTGACGGCCTGGCCATGGGCCATCAGGGAATGAAATATTCCCTGGCCACTCGCGAGTTGATTGCCGACTCCACTGAAGCCATGGCACTGTCCCATGCCTTCGATGCTCTGGTCATGGTTCCGAACTGTGATAAAAACGTTCCGGGGTTGTTAATGGCTGCCGCGCGATTGAATATCCCCACCCTATTTGTCAGCGGCGGGCCAATGCTTGCAGGTAAAGTGGATGGTCAAAAAATCAGCTTTTCCAGTGTTTCAGAAGCAGACAGCGCCTTCCAGGCCGGCAAAATTTCCAGGGAAAAACTATTGGAATTTGAACACAAAGCCTGCCCCACCTGCGGTTCCTGTTCAGGCATGTATACGGCCAACAGCATGAACTGCCTGACAGAGGTGCTGGGGATGGGGCTGCAGGGCAACGGCACCATTCCGGCAGTTTATTCGGAACGCATTCAGCTTGCAAAACACGCAGGCATGCAGATAATGGAACTGCTGAAAAGGAATATCCGTCCCAGGGATATTCTGACCGAGGATGCTTTTAAAAATGCCTTAACCCTGGATATGGCCTTGGGCTGCAGTACCAACAGCCTGCTGCATCTGCCTGCCATCGCTCATGAATGCGGCATGGAATTAAATCTTGATCTGGCCAATGAAATCAGTGACAAAACGCCGAATCTCTGCCACCTGGCGCCTGCCGGACCTACCTATATCGAAGATCTGCACGAAGCCGGCGGTATCTACGCCGTGATGAATGAGGTCAATAAATTAGGCTTGCTCAATACCGATTTGATGACCTGCACAGGCAAGACGGTTGGGGAAAATATTGCAGGCTGCATCAATAAAAATAAGTCGGTCATCCGGCCTGTGGAAAATCCTTATAGCCAAACAGGCGGAATTGCAGTATTAAAAGGAAATCTGGCTCCCGATTCCTGTGTTGTCAAGCGTTCTGCCGTTGCCCCCGAAATGCTGAAACATCAGGGCCCGGCCAAAGTATTTGACTGTGAAGAAGATGCCATGCAGGCAATTCATTCGGGCAAAATTACCTCAGGCGATGTTATTGTAATCCGGTATGAAGGCCCGAAAGGCGGGCCGGGCATGAGGGAAATGCTAAATCCTACCTCTGCCATTATGGGATGCGGACTTGGCGAAAGCGTCGCACTGATTACCGACGGACGATTCAGCGGGGCAACCAGGGGCGCGGCTATCGGCCATGTTTCTCCTGAGGCAGCGGTTGGAGGCAATATTGCTTTGATTGAAGATGGAGACATGATCCAAATTGATATTATGGCCAATGAAATTAACTTTATCATCAGTGATGGCGAACTGGAAAAACGCAGGGCAAACTGGCAGCCAAGAAAGCCTCAAATCACAACCGGATACCTTTCCAGATATGCTGCCTTGGTTACGTCCGGAAACAAAGGCGCCGTTTTAGAAATTCATAAGCAATAA
- a CDS encoding DUF2680 domain-containing protein: protein MKKFLGMMLVLAMAVMFVVPAFAADTSDNNSAKSWFQQMFDFHKAQVDQAVKDGQLTEEQGKAYKEQFNQMYQFHQENGFVCPMGGPGYGMGYGRNMMNGYSY from the coding sequence ATGAAAAAATTTTTAGGGATGATGCTGGTACTGGCCATGGCGGTCATGTTTGTGGTTCCGGCCTTTGCTGCCGACACCAGCGACAACAACAGTGCCAAAAGCTGGTTTCAGCAAATGTTTGATTTCCACAAAGCACAAGTGGACCAGGCTGTGAAAGACGGGCAACTGACGGAGGAACAAGGTAAGGCTTATAAGGAGCAATTTAATCAGATGTATCAGTTCCACCAAGAAAACGGTTTTGTTTGCCCCATGGGCGGCCCCGGCTACGGCATGGGATATGGCCGGAATATGATGAACGGTTATAGCTACTAA
- a CDS encoding DUF5316 family protein: MDALINYSFYMGLAFWLISGLINGGAAGSGDRIRAHYHATPNADRAERSKWAGKFFYLGLPGMVIGIIYLFKG, from the coding sequence ATGGACGCATTGATCAACTATTCTTTTTATATGGGTCTGGCCTTTTGGTTGATCTCCGGGCTTATTAACGGCGGTGCGGCAGGTAGTGGAGATAGAATACGAGCCCATTATCACGCCACTCCGAATGCCGACCGGGCGGAACGTTCCAAATGGGCCGGTAAATTTTTTTATTTGGGTCTTCCCGGTATGGTGATTGGCATTATTTATTTGTTCAAAGGATGA
- a CDS encoding MarR family winged helix-turn-helix transcriptional regulator, with the protein MNEKIAKEYIALLPNLFNSFSELNRDSIELSHMQNHVIEFMYMQQRALNLKEISSGLDIAKQQLTNIIGDLEVGGYVVKVPDTKDRRAVLVSLALAGKEIVDKKWTGIYQKFSKNLTKLSDEEKLDLNFALHKVNVLLKKMED; encoded by the coding sequence ATGAACGAAAAAATTGCCAAAGAATATATTGCTTTGCTGCCGAATTTATTTAATAGTTTTAGCGAATTGAACAGGGATTCAATAGAGTTATCCCATATGCAAAATCATGTAATTGAGTTTATGTATATGCAACAAAGAGCTTTGAATCTTAAAGAAATCAGCTCCGGTTTAGATATAGCAAAACAGCAGCTAACCAATATCATTGGTGATTTAGAAGTGGGGGGCTATGTGGTGAAAGTGCCTGATACTAAGGATCGACGCGCAGTCTTGGTGTCATTGGCGCTTGCAGGTAAAGAAATTGTAGATAAAAAATGGACGGGAATTTATCAAAAGTTTAGTAAAAATTTAACTAAATTAAGTGATGAAGAGAAATTGGATTTAAATTTTGCCCTTCATAAAGTGAATGTATTGTTGAAAAAGATGGAGGATTAA
- a CDS encoding stalk domain-containing protein — MLTGILVDDRSYAPARALAEALGRTVEWNEKTKTVRIV, encoded by the coding sequence GTGTTAACAGGTATTCTGGTGGATGATCGGTCCTACGCCCCGGCGCGGGCATTGGCGGAAGCCTTGGGCAGGACGGTGGAGTGGAATGAAAAGACAAAGACAGTGAGAATAGTATAG
- a CDS encoding N-acetylmuramoyl-L-alanine amidase family protein, whose translation MAVAKLVAEVLQGAGIDARLTRDSDIALGSTTSADLSAMAKLANLAGADVFVSIHCNSATDKTAKGTETYHYPGSIQGNGLAKAVHECVISALLRSDRGIKTANRC comes from the coding sequence CTGGCGGTAGCCAAATTGGTGGCTGAAGTGCTTCAGGGGGCGGGCATCGACGCGAGGTTGACCCGAGACAGCGATATAGCCCTTGGCAGCACCACTAGTGCCGACCTCTCCGCCATGGCCAAGTTGGCCAACCTGGCTGGGGCAGATGTCTTTGTATCCATCCACTGCAACAGTGCCACCGATAAGACCGCCAAAGGCACGGAAACCTATCACTATCCAGGGAGTATACAGGGCAATGGGCTGGCTAAGGCAGTACATGAGTGTGTGATATCTGCCTTGCTCCGGTCGGATCGGGGGATCAAAACCGCAAATAGGTGTTAA
- a CDS encoding helix-turn-helix domain-containing protein, with protein MNLLHRIKALCDGKNVSIARPEQETGLANGSIRRWEKAVPSADRLQRVAEYFNVSMDYLLYGFDKAELTTIVNLMRYRRSIKEFAKDTGIDEFYLNRLCSGVEYKQPPVDVILKIATSNNNNWWPVLKHCLKQQDTI; from the coding sequence ATGAATTTACTGCATCGGATAAAGGCATTATGTGATGGGAAAAATGTATCAATAGCTAGGCCCGAGCAAGAAACAGGTCTAGCTAACGGCAGTATTAGAAGATGGGAAAAAGCCGTTCCCTCAGCAGATAGACTGCAGAGAGTGGCAGAGTATTTTAACGTATCTATGGATTATTTACTCTACGGTTTCGACAAAGCAGAATTGACAACAATAGTTAACTTAATGCGATACCGGAGATCTATAAAAGAATTCGCAAAAGATACTGGCATAGATGAATTTTATCTAAATAGACTCTGCTCGGGCGTTGAATACAAACAGCCTCCTGTTGATGTGATTTTGAAGATTGCAACTAGTAATAATAACAATTGGTGGCCAGTGCTGAAGCATTGTTTAAAGCAGCAGGATACGATCTAA
- a CDS encoding ImmA/IrrE family metallo-endopeptidase, with protein sequence MHYVPLGSLDGFYTESFRIKTIYINEGINDKQKEIVCSHELGHITLKHKQTIFV encoded by the coding sequence ATTCATTATGTCCCATTGGGTTCACTTGATGGTTTTTATACGGAGAGTTTTAGGATTAAAACAATTTACATCAACGAAGGCATTAACGATAAGCAAAAAGAAATAGTTTGTTCACACGAGTTAGGGCATATAACCCTTAAGCACAAACAAACTATTTTTGTCTAA